One genomic window of Paeniglutamicibacter sp. Y32M11 includes the following:
- a CDS encoding PLP-dependent cysteine synthase family protein: protein MRSADTHLHKLSLPAAWGIDLYLKDESTHRTGSLKHRLARSLFLYGLVNGWITEGTTIVEASSGSTAVSEAYYAQLLGLPFIAVMSAGTSPEKISLIEATGGTCHLVEDPSSVYAESEQLAAATGGHYMDQFTYAERATDWRGNNNIAESIFGQLAAEEHPIPSWIVVGAGTGGTSATIGRYARYHRHPTRLAVADPQGSAFLPAWEAHHSGGNPRTATGTASRIEGIGRARPEPSFVPGIIDFMATVPDAASVAAMRHLSDFAALRSGPSTGTNLWLAWQIIASMLANGERGSVVTLLCDSGDRYATTYYNDAWLASAGLDPAEYDGRIQRLLGTGRWN from the coding sequence ATGCGCTCGGCCGACACCCACCTGCACAAGCTTTCACTGCCGGCCGCGTGGGGCATCGATCTGTATCTCAAGGACGAATCCACGCACCGCACCGGCAGCCTGAAACACCGTTTGGCCCGCTCCTTGTTCCTCTATGGTCTGGTGAATGGGTGGATCACCGAGGGGACGACGATTGTGGAGGCCTCCTCCGGATCCACCGCGGTGTCCGAGGCGTACTACGCCCAATTGCTCGGCCTGCCGTTTATCGCCGTCATGTCCGCTGGCACCTCCCCGGAGAAGATCTCCCTGATCGAGGCCACCGGAGGCACCTGCCATCTGGTGGAGGATCCCTCCAGCGTGTATGCGGAATCCGAGCAGTTGGCCGCTGCCACCGGCGGGCACTACATGGACCAATTCACCTATGCCGAGCGGGCGACGGACTGGCGGGGCAACAACAACATCGCCGAGTCGATTTTCGGGCAGCTGGCCGCCGAGGAACACCCCATCCCCTCGTGGATCGTGGTGGGTGCCGGCACCGGCGGAACCTCGGCCACCATCGGGCGTTATGCACGCTACCATCGTCATCCAACGCGTCTGGCGGTTGCTGACCCGCAAGGTTCGGCGTTCCTTCCCGCGTGGGAGGCGCACCATTCCGGGGGCAACCCGCGAACAGCCACGGGAACGGCCAGCCGGATTGAGGGCATTGGGAGGGCTCGGCCCGAACCGAGTTTTGTCCCGGGCATCATCGACTTTATGGCCACCGTTCCAGATGCCGCCTCCGTGGCCGCCATGCGGCACTTGAGCGATTTCGCGGCACTGCGCTCGGGGCCTTCCACCGGCACCAACCTCTGGCTGGCCTGGCAGATCATCGCCTCAATGCTGGCCAACGGTGAGCGGGGATCGGTGGTGACGCTTTTGTGTGACAGCGGCGATCGCTACGCCACCACCTATTACAACGACGCCTGGCTGGCCTCCGCGGGGCTGGACCCTGCCGAATATGACGGACGGATCCAGCGCCTGCTGGGTACCGGACGCTGGAACTAG